AACTGTCCTCTTCTGAAAAAGAAAAGAGGAAAAGTTGAGAAATTTCGAAAAGCTCTTAAAGCCGAAACCTGGAGCGATACAGAGTGTGAAGAGAGTGATGAGGAATATGCCAACCTATGTCTAATGGCGCAATCAGACTCAGACTCTAGATCAGACTCAGACAGTGAATTTGAGGTAAGTGATTATAAAATCCCTGTCAAAGTCTCTAAATATATTGATGAGTTATGTTTTAGTCTTAAGACTTCTCTTAAAAGGATTTCCGAACTTAAAAAGGAAAACTCAGTTTTAAAACAAAAGGAAAACATTTTAGAAGAAAAGGTAAAAAATTTAGACTTGAATGTTTCTACTCTTAAAGAGAGTGAAGACAATCTTTCAAAAGAAAATGCTTTCTTAAAAACTGATTTATCAAATATTTCAAAGAAATTTTCAATAGGGTCCGAAAAACTTGAAAAAGTCCTTTCAATCCAAAGACCTTACTTCAATAAGTCGGGTCTAGGTATGACAGCTGAAACAATCCCTTTGATTGATTTTCCGAAAGTAAAAGAAAGAATTAAGAAAAGACCATCGAGAGAGGCTTATAAAAATCATTTCAAAAGAGTTTTTGTAAAGCCTATAGGTCGAAATGCTTTAAGGTGTTCTAAGTGTAACAGTCAGGATCATTTTGAAAAAGAGTGTCCTATGGTTTGGAAGCCTGTTAAGAGAGTATGGCCTAATAATGCTCATCCTACTAACACCAAAGGACCCAagaaaatttgggtaccaaagaaagcTTGAGACTCTTTTTTGAATGCAGGTCTCTGTCAAAAAGAAGGTAAAGTGGTATCTTGACAGCggatgctcaagacacatgacaggAGACTCAAAATGTTTCATAAAGCTTATTAAAGTAAATGGTGGAAAAGTTTCATTCGGAGGAAATAGCAAAGGAAGTATTGTGGGATTTGGAACTGTGAAAATTGGAAATCTCACAATAAGCAATGCCTCTCTAGTAGAAGGACTCAACTACAATCTACTCAGCATTAACCAATTGTGTGATACTGGTTACAAGATCTTCTTTCAAGAAGGCATATGTTCTGGAATTAGCAAAGATTCGACTCAGTCTTTCATGGGTCGAAGGCATGGAAACATCTACCTCCTTGATGTAAAGccaaatgaagaacaatgcttaaTCTCAATTCAAGATGAAGCAATTCTATGGCACAGAAAACTTGGCCATATCAACAAGAAGCAATTAGCCAAAATCTCTTCAAAGCAGCTTGTTCGAGGTCTACCTAAACTGCCATACCAAAAGTCTGACTTATGCACTCCATGCATTCTGGGAAAGCAGAACCCAGAGCATTGGAGAAAGATCAGATGAAGGCATCTTCCTTGGATATTCTACATCAAGCAAAGCCTACAGAGTCTACAACAAAAAAACCAGTCTGTGGAAGAATCGATGAATGTCAAATTCCAAGACTCAGTGCAAGATGAATCCAGCCAGACTCAGTACGAAGAGACTGAATCCGCTCTAGATCTTCAAATGTCTACATCTCAAGAAGCATCTCAGATTCTGGAAGTCCATCATCAAGACGCTCATGGAGAATCAAATAAAGAAAAAGATCATCAACCTGGTAACTGGAAGCACAAATCCAATCATCCCAAAGATCTTATTATTGGCGAACTTAATGAAGGAATCCGCACCAGATCAAAAAGGCATGAAGAATCTAGTGCTGTGGCTCTCATCTCTGAAATTGAACCAAAAAGCATAGAAGAAGCTTTATCTGATGAAAGCTGGATCGAAGCTATGCAAGAAGAGCTCAGACAGTTCAACATCAATGATGTCTGGGAATTGACATCTAAACCAAAAGGTAAAACTGTTATTGGAACCAAATGGGTATTCAGGAACAAAATGAACGAAAAAGGAAAAGTCGTACGAAACAAAGCAAGACTCGTGGCCAAAGGATATACgcaagaagaaggaatagactatGACGAGACTTACGCACCCGTTGCAAGGTTAGAAGCTATTCGTCTATTACTTGCATTTGCTTGTTACAAAAATTTCAGGTTATTCCAAATGGACGTCAAAAgtgctttcctaaatggatttATCCATGAGGAAGTTTATGTGGAACAACCACCTGGATTTGAAGACCCAAAGAAGCCAGACTCAGTCTTCAGACTGAAAAAGGCTCtgtatggtctaaagcaagcacctCGAGCTTGGTACGACAGACTAAGTAAGtttttattacataatggttttgtCAAAGGTAAAGTAGATACTactttgtttatcaaaaaggaaaacaaaaactttttacttgttcaaatatatgttgatgacattatttttggaacCTCTAATGAAAGTCTTTGTAAGAAATTTTCTAAGTCTATGCAGGATGAATTTGAAATTAGTATGATGGGAGAGTTAACATTCTTTCTTGGACTCCAAGTGAAACAAATGAAGGAAGGAACTTTCATCCATCAAGAAAAATATGCGAATGATCTTGTCAAAAGGTTTGGATTGGAAAAGTGCAAAAAGATCGACATACCAATGTCATGTTCTCAGAAGATAGACAAGGATGAAGAAGGGAAGAAAGTAGATCAAAAGCTGTATAGGAGCATGATCGGTTCACTTCTTTATCTTACTGCTTCTAGACCTAATATTTTGTTTAGTGTTTGTATCTGTGCTAGGTTTCAATCAGATCCTAGAGAATCACATCTCATTGCCGTGAAACGAATTATCAAATACGTTGCTTCATCTTCAAGCATCGATCTTTGGTATCCAAAGATGGGAGACTTTAATCTTCTAGGATACTCAGATGCAGATCTGGCCGGTTGCAGAATCGATAGAAAAAGCACCTCTGGAACTTGTCAACTACTTGGAAACAGAACGGTGTCTTGGTTTTCGAGGAAGCAAAGCACTGTAGCTCTTTCAACGACAGAAGCAGAGTATGTAGCTCTTGGAAGTTGCTGTTCGCAAATTCTATGGATAAAACAACAGCTACAAGACTTTGGCATTGAAGACTCATGCACAGAAATCAGATGTGACAACACCAGCGCTATCAATCTCACCAAAAATCCAATCCTTCATTCAAGAGCAAAGCATATTGAGATTCGACATCATTTTATTAGAGATCATATTCAAAATGGAGAAATCTCGATTCAATTTGTTGATTCAAAAAGTCAACTAGCGGACATATTCACAAAGCCTTTGGAGAAGAATCAGTTCGACTTTATCCGCTCGAGACTCAACATTTTGAAGCTTGAAGAAGTTAAAGTCTAGAGACTCACCAACTCTAAGACTCTGATCTCTTAGACTCTAAATCCTGAGACTCAGACATTCGTGGCTATAGACTGTAAGTTGTATTTCATCTAAAAAGTACTAAttgtcatttagttatattaactcGAAAAGGTACGATCCTTCGTTTAATAATTTTGgcagttattgattttgaaaagaaGTGATCGTTCACTTTCCTTGCACCGATTGAACTTCCTTTTTCAAAACTGAGTTATATATATACAGTTTTTTTCCTTTCCCCAATCTTCAAAACCCTAAAAGGCACTCTCCTCTCGATACTGTTTCTACTCTTTGTTCATCGTCGAGAAAGTGGTCATTTTTCTTGGGAAAGCAAGTGAAGGAATCCTCCAATAGACAAAGAAAGATGTCGTCTTCGAGGAAATCATCAAGAATCGCAAACAGGGGACCACAAAGAATGAAGAAGGGACCGACTCATTTCGATCTCACTGAGGAAGAAGACTTACCAAGTCAGCGACAGAGTCCGATTCGCTCTCCTCCACGTCATTCAGCATCACCTGCCCCACAAAGTGCAAGTCATAATCTGGAAGAAGAGATAATCGAGGATGCCGACCCAGTAAGAGTTCAAAAGCCCCCCTTTTTGTATAAACTTTATCGTGCATTGAAAAACACAGGTACTCCATTGAACTATATAGATGACTTCCTTAAGGACAAAAATTATGGGAATGAGTATCTTTTTCTGAAGAAAATGGAGGAATGGGGAATTGCCCCGAAAGGAAAAGCAGAGGAAGCACTTGCGAACATTCCAAGAGATCCTCGTATGCCAGGACAAAATCTGATTGACGGGAACGATGATGACAAAATGTTCCTTGAATTTAAACCTAAAATGGGTGTGGCAGCAAAGGTGAAAGGAAATCGGATGGATTTGTTTAAATCCAAGGATCAGGAAAAAGTGTATTTCAGTCTGTTGAAAAGAGGGATAATCAACCCTAGAAGTGTCGATTTTGACTTCCTGGATTCCATCAACTTGAACCTAAGAGAGAAGTTGAATTTGCTTCAACTTGAGACTTTCTGCTCTGACTCTACAGACGGGTATGATCATCTGACCGCTTATTTCTATTCAAATCTTAGCTTTTTGGATGCGAATAGAATTTCATTCAGTGTTCGAGACAAAGTCTACGTGGTAGATGTGAATATGTTGGCGGACATAGTTGGAGTTGAACGGGGACGCTATCTCCCAATCAAAGTCTCACCTGCTCGAACTACTCTGGATCTTGTCAAAGATAGGGATGTAGATAAGAAAATTATCTATTCCAGGATGAATGCCATCAACATTGTGCTTCACAAGATTGTGATCAATTGTCTCAGACCTAAGTCTACTTCAAAGACTTCTGTGTCTCTTTCTGAAGCAAAATTGATGTATGCGATCAACTCAGGACGGAAGTTTTCTCTCCCGCACACTATTCTTTTCCATATGTAAAGAGCAGTGTCAAAAGACAAAGGACAATTGCCTTATCCTGGTCTGGTGACCAAGATCTTCAGACATCTGAATATTGAACTGCCACATACTTTTTGTGTTTGAACGTGTGATAAGATGGTGGTAGGgttgaaaatgttaatgaagatGCGTCTGCAAGAACTCTCTAAGGCAATGGAGAAATTCAAAGTGAAATCTCTAGTCCAGTCTACTTCAAAAAGGAAAGGAAAGAAGGCCATTGGTGCTTCATCGAAAAAGAGGAAAAGAACTTTTATCCTGGAGGATGAGGatgaggatgaagatgatgaagatcccACTATTCCAGCACTGACAAGAACAAGACGTTCTGTGTCTTGTCCGACAGAACTTCAGCAGAgcagagaagaagaagaacagaGAGAGAAGGAGAAAGAAGTTgaggaagaaggagaagaagaaaaagaacagTCTGCTGATAAATATGGAGAGAAGGGAAATCAAGAGCATGATCATCACTCTTCCCCTTTCGATGTCCTAGAGACAGGGGGAGTTAGCGCGCAAGAGAGGTCTCCACCTCATGCTGCTGAAGATCCAAGACAATCTCCAGAAGACCCAGAAGAAGTTCAGGTCTCTCAATTGCCTGAAGAAGGTGATACGTCGATTCCAAATCTGCCAGACCGTTCAGAAGCGCCATCGTCTGCATACACACCATCTGAGAAAGCCAATGCCAGTACACAGACGGATGATTCTGCAGATCTTCGTAGTATCATGAATATTCTTCTGGAAATGCGTAACCAGATATATATTATGGACTGTGAAATCCAAGCTTTGAAGCATGCTAGACAAGCATCTTCAGTCTCTCTGGAAGATAAATTCAAAGACCTCGCTCTGCAACTTCAAGCCAATGCCAAGAGAGAAGAGGTAGCTCATCTGCGAGAAGATCTGAAGAAGCTCGAAGGAGTAGTCCAGTCCATTAGGGATTTCCAGATCGTGCGCACTCCCAAGCAGACATGACTCCTTTCTCACCCTCTTTTTAATGATGACAAAAAGGGGAGAATCAATTTGAACAAACATTATTTTAAAACTTTATTTGACTTTTGTGTTTATGTTTATTTTTGAGTATGACTTGAGAACTTGAACTTGAGTGTTAGACTGAATTGGCTGTGGATTTTGATGCTTGACTGGTTGCATTTATATCAAGTATTGTTACATGGTATTACTCATGAAAGACTAACCAATTTGCTGTGGATGCAGAGTCTGGTTGTTTATTAATCTTTATGAGTTAGCCATATTGCTTGAGAAATGTTTTTGCAGGTCAAAATTGTTCAAATCTTCAAGAAAGTTTTGTcaccatcaaaaagggggagattgttggagaaATCTTTCCAGAATATTTTGAAGCTGACAAAACATTTCTATCAGTCTAAGTCTGGATATCGATAGTTAAAGTCTCAAGACTTTATAGTCTCAAGACTTTGTAATCTCAAGACTCAAGACTCAAGACTCAAAATTATTCTCACTGACAGTCTTTCTAATCCAGTGTTGAAGGAAATCCAAAGCCGAGGTTTATGGTTGAGGATTTGATCCTATCCTCTGGAATAGATTCTTTGGTTAGATAATCATTTCGGATTCTTTAATTCTTATCTAAGATCGATTGAAGATTAGATGGTCGATGAAATAATCTTGGATTATTCTATTCTTGGAAACCAAGATCCTGATTATATGGGCGAACAGGATTGATGGGCTATCATCAGATTCCTTAAATAGCTCGGATGATCTTCTTGATTGATTCCGTCCAACGGGTAGATTGGAGGAATTCCTTTGGTAAGTGCCAACGGCTATGATGGCATGAAGGAGTATAAAAGGAAGACGTTCTAGTTGTTTTAAGTGTGTGATCGATAGAAAAATTCCAGAGTCTGAAGATCCTTGATTGTTAGTTGAGACTGAGCGAAATTGTATACAGAGAGTGTTTATACTTGGTGACGCCTTGAGTGAGTGTGGTAGATCATCTACACCTAGAAATCAAGGAAGATCAACACTGTAACAACTCTTTGATCATAGTAGAATCCAGCCAATCGGCTGTCAGTGCAGAAGAGTGGACGTAGGCTTGAATCAAGCCGAACCACTATAAACCGAGTGTTCAATTCTCTCTTTCCCTTACTCAGTCTTGCGATTGAATTTTTAACTGTTGCAAATTCTCTAATTGTTTAAATATCGTGCAAGTTTCGAGAAATTTTTTGTATacctattcaccccccctctaggtACTCGTACTAGCTATTTCAGCCTTCATCTTGACGCTCCACAACCCGAAGTTGTTCCTCCCGTTAAATTTCTCAACTTCTACTTTTGCTCCAGACATAATTGCAAAgtcttagctctgataccaattgttaataaTCGGCGTCGTAGCGGAAGCGGATCGGAATTTTGCAATTATGTCGGGAGCTATAGAAATCGATTGAAATAAAACGAGAAACAAAAAGACACCGGAAATTTACGTGGTTCGGTCCGAATGTCGGAACCTACGTCCACGGGGAGAGCCAGCAAATCAATCAACTATAAATCGGAGAATTACAGGATTACAATCACACACATGCATTCAAGTGTTTCCCAGCCCTATTTTATACCCAATACCCACGGTGTTTAACAACTCAACTCATTCACTGGACTCGACTCTGCACAAACCTCTCTGAGCTCTTTTCTCTCACTCTCTCTCGAGCTCGTTTCTCTCGCTCTCTACCGAGCTCTTCTGTTTTCGCTCTCTGTCTCGCATCTTCAGACGTCTTCTCCTTATATAGGGAGAACGGTAGAGGACAAGACAAAACAAATGAGAAATAAATGGCCTCATTAAATGCTGCAGCGCAGGCGCCCACAAGACAAGCCGCAATCGGCACCGAACACCTACCATATATTTCGGGCATGCATGCAGATCGTGCATGTGCATGGGCAAGCATTTAATGAGGCGGCAGAGATGAGGGATAATTGTCAGAAACGTGTGCCATTGATCCGTGAAAAGAGGTGGGCTGCAGTCTTCAAATTTCTTGTTCCCGGTGAAAAGTAAGCGTACGAGAGGGAGTCTTCTGAAGCCACAAATGTTGACCAACTTTTCTACGTGCATGGCCATGTGCATGCATTTCTTCATGCACTTGCAGCAGGTGGTGGGTCCTTTATTTAATGTAGAATATTGTTGATCCCTTCCTTTTCGGCAGAAGACAATTCTTCTTTGCTTGCATGCTTAAAAAATAAAACCCCATGCAGCGTTTGGCTTCTTCCTTCTACGTATACGCACGGAGACATGGGATTAACGCCGGAACAAAATTCGAAGACATCACAAAGTCTCCCCTGAACTTTGTTTAGTCGGCCAAACTTATGCGTATTAATCTAACGGGCTCAAACTTGAGACACAATATAACAGCTTGAACCAGTTTCCATCTATGATAATGAACAGCAATGCGATTTAACTATAGCCATATGGAAGGTAATTGAACAACCTTTTTAGTAAATACACATGGGATATCTTCTGAGTCTTCTGTCTCTTAATAAAAATATTTCAGGATCAAGTTTCTGGAGATTGGTGGCTCCGCATTGAGGAAGAAATTGTAGGGTACTGGCCTGAAAAGCTCTTCACTCATCTAAAGGGCCCTGCAGAAAAAATTCGATGGGGTGGAGAGATAGTCAACACAAAGCCGAGGGGTCGTCATACGTCAACGCAAATGGGGAGTGGCCATTTCCCTTCCGAAGGCTATAGAAGGGCGTCCTATTTCCGCCATCTTAAATTCCTCGACGACAGATTCATTGAGAGAGACCCGGTGAATCTTCAGACGTTTGTGACAAAACCTAATTGCTATGACTTACTGCTCAACCTGGACCCGCCCGGGACATGTGGTGTCAATTTCTATTACGGGGGCCCTGGATTTTCAGCTCAGTGTCCCATATAGTGATCCTATCATGAAATGCTTTCCCTTTTCTTTTCGTAACCAAATAAAATTGGCTCTTTGCTTAGCGCTAGCAGTAAGGATGCCGATGTACTGAATGTTGTTAGAAGTCTGCTTATGAAGTGGTAGTCATATTGAAATGAGAGTATTTGGCTATAGTCATACTTTTCGATTGCATTTCCTCCTTTCGCCTTAAGACAAGTGTTGTTCACTATAGAAAAGGTGTGGTTTCTACTTAAATATTACATTTACTATGGTTAAATAACTATTAGATGTAAAATTGATTAAATATTACATTTACGACAGGTAATCCTACAGTACCTTTTTTCAATATGGCTTTCCACTTGCACTAAACTATTGGATACTCGAATTTGGAGAAAGTTGAATTTATTTCATTGCTGCGGCTGGGGATGAGAAGCGGGTCACGCAACTCCTATATTAACCGGTCCATCTCATTATCTATTTATTCGATTAATTAAATAATAGATCTATTCTTTAATTTCTCTGTATGCAAGGGAATCTTTCTTAAGCAAAACTTAGCGTTAAGGACAAATTATGAGCTTCACTTGTAGACATGTCCTCCTCTCTCTTTTCCTTTGTGTTAGCTAGATGACCT
This DNA window, taken from Rutidosis leptorrhynchoides isolate AG116_Rl617_1_P2 unplaced genomic scaffold, CSIRO_AGI_Rlap_v1 contig419, whole genome shotgun sequence, encodes the following:
- the LOC139883570 gene encoding protein neprosin-like: MQIVHVHGQAFNEAAEMRDNCQKRVPLIREKRWAALEPVSIYDNEQQCDLTIAIWKDQVSGDWWLRIEEEIVGYWPEKLFTHLKGPAEKIRWGGEIVNTKPRGRHTSTQMGSGHFPSEGYRRASYFRHLKFLDDRFIERDPVNLQTFVTKPNCYDLLLNLDPPGTCGVNFYYGGPGFSAQCPI